A window from Podospora bellae-mahoneyi strain CBS 112042 chromosome 1 map unlocalized CBS112042p_1, whole genome shotgun sequence encodes these proteins:
- the EFR3 gene encoding plasma membrane localization protein (EggNog:ENOG503NXMZ; COG:S), protein MNTIQQKCRPKHQVLVLKCYPRTAKGAVDVKPNSSELSYLLFYAQSRRSKIQKVGSFLEKKTASDVYRLRIGNVQVTLGILTALIEKTPKDLPLFASCVLNILDQILKSNDITMVESSLPTFEAFCEHHDPTSLLGDQAYLRQYLSIVQRYASLASTRAIPGKLEPSKPLALRWRNSGLEAIKSVASSEALSSVTTQQYSVAIPMVLENLWTDNEDFLDILHQRAEMDDKIGGSPLLRRRTSITTVQTAGADGEPNPIALAGTVVDADKLAEEDIGVLAMQCLKEIFVAPNRPQIHAATLAVLKFIEERVSQREPVVRTDMHGKDSGWAIKIFLLAARWTPVADRFTILITAMDTLASYPLTDETLEQHIVMAAIIGALLRSDINLIGLSVMDILLQFIAHIRRLVQMPGDPNSMRSEPLKPGMPDPRSPATLEFAEKLDRAAAERKNLLLRLQECIGDLATHVYYADQISDMIAAILAKLKPARSNSISGSPQGEKADGTPGSSANALADEQHIDSLFALTVAKIAALRAIKSILLVANPRSKMSGNVGLSRNHVPVSTWDGTQWLLRDPDGLVRKAYADALVTWLDRETTSADGKVRDETARSAVKNRDAQAASLARRAVSSASAREKPVKTPRSQFLQLIHLAIYDNAVQYVDYETDMVLLHVLLAKLVNRLSINSVRYGLPMIFRLQEDIQDAETPIQKVRIGSLVHGYLWILTEKFEFDGVPVGRAIHNEIVRRRSKNFWVEGINVPVPVMELVGTPGMARPQPRLPLKEIESEALLPFDERDALVDAVCAGYQTLITSPPTSPAASPGRSFTHPMLGVNLNAIPTIETENRVPDHVREQMHNEWSRDIVLAAVQNTSKSASLAGSRTTGTRNGTGGGLAVNGNGLRPDRISPHGSKTNLRPSTSPAGLRKSSLRSGHSPARTNTTDGKEQVTSVEQLKLVLSGHLQPPSTSHGAGFQPQHDDSSSDSLVSYDLTPSELSFNPPVAGEMETVPEGAGLELDKVPTYHERKSSLPGGPLSSHPTHEEDEDQDGRVPPVPKIPEGVPGVRVHKTSAHDFATLPRPSTSKRSLKSRGGGQDRSLSSSWMSAEDKLPVMDLQALLKGIDSHGGDQHLGSITKPPY, encoded by the exons ATGAATACCATCCAGCAAAAGTGTCGGCCGAAGCATCAGGTCCTCGTCTTGAAGTGCTACCCGCGAACAGCCAAGGGAGCTGTTGACGTCAAGCCCAACTCGAGCGAGCTCAGTTACCTGCTATTCTATGCCCAATCACGGCGCTCCAAGATCCAGAAAGTTGGCAGCTTTCTGGAGAAGAAAACAGCCAGCGATGTATACCGGCTGAGGATAGG AAATGTCCAAGTGACGCTCGGCATCCTCACGGCCTTGATCGAAAAGACGCCCAAGGATCTTCCTCTGTTTGCGTCATGCGTtctcaacatcctcgaccAAATACTCAAGTCCAATGATATCACCATGGTCGAGTCGTCCCTCCCCACGTTTGAGGCATTTTGCGAGCATCACGACCCAACTTCGCTGCTGGGTGACCAGGCCTATCTCCGCCAATATCTGTCTATAGTTCAGCGATATgcctccttggcctcaaCCCGTGCGATCCCCGGCAAGCTTGAGCCTAGTAAGCCATTGGCGCTGCGATGGAGGAACTCGGGTCTGGAAGCCATCAAGAGCGTTGCCTCGTCCGAGGCCCTGTCCTCGGTCACTACTCAGCAATACAGCGTGGCTATTCCCATGGTATTGGAGAATCTCTGGACGGATAATGAAGACTTTTTGGATATTCTGCACCAGCGAGCAGAAATGGACGACAAGATAGGAGGCTCGCCACTGCTAAGGAGGCGGACGAGTATCACTACAGTGCAAACAGCCGGGGCAGATGGGGAGCCAAACCCTATTGCGCTTGCCGGGACGGTTGTCGACGCGGACAAGCTGGCAGAGGAGGATATTGGTGTTCTGGCCATGCAATGCCTCAAGGAGATCTTTGTGGCCCCAAACCGGCCCCAGATCCATGCGGCAACTCTGGCTGTGTTGAAATTTATCGAGGAGCGAGTGAGCCAACGCGAGCCGGTGGTGAGAACCGATATGCACGGAAAGGACAGCGGGTGGGCCATCAAGATCTTCTTGCTGGCTGCTCGCTGGACGCCGGTGGCCGATCGCTTCACCATCCTGATAACAGCAATGGACACACTCGCTTCATATCCGCTGACCGATGAAACCCTGGAGCAGCATATCGTGATGGCGGCCATCATCGGCGCACTTCTGCGGTCTGACATCAACCTGATCGGCCTTAGTGTTATGGATATTCTGCTTCAGTTCATTGCTCACATTCGACGGCTCGTTCAAATGCCAGGGGACCCAAACAGCATGAGAAGCGAGCCTCTCAAGCCCGGCATGCCAGACCCGCGTTCGCCGGCGACTCTCGAGTTTGCCGAGAAGCTTGATCGAGCGGCCGCCGAGCGCAAGAACCTGCTTCTTCGACTGCAAGAGTGCATAGGAGACTTGGCCACGCATGTTTACTACGCGGACCAGATCTCTGACATGATCGCTGCAATTCTTGCCAAACTCAAGCCTGCGAGGTCGAATAGTATTTCTGGATCTCCACAGGGCGAGAAGGCGGACGGAACTCCTGGGTCATCGGCGAACGCGCTTGCCGACGAGCAGCACATCGACTCTCTCTTCGCTCTTACTGTTGCAAAGATAGCAGCTCTGAGAGCCATCAAGTCTATTCTGCTGGTGGCAAATCCCAGAAGCAAGATGAGTGGCAATGTCGGGCTTTCCAGAAACCACGTGCCTGTTTCCACATGGGATGGCACTCAATGGCTGCTGAGGGATCCGGATGGACTCGTGCGCAAAGCATATGCCGATGCTTTGGTGACCTGGCTTGACCGAGAGACCACCAGCGCCGATGGGAAGGTCCGCGATGAGACGGCGAGATCGGCCGTGAAGAACAGGGATGCTCAGGCGGCATCGCTTGCGAGAAGGGCCGTCTCGAGCGCTTCTGCTCGGGAGAAGCCGGTCAAGACGCCACGGTCACAATTCCTGCAGCTCATCCATCTTGCCATATATGACAATGCTGTCCAGTATGTCGACTACGAGACTGACATGGTTTTGCTTCATGTTCTGCTCGCCAAGTTGGTCAACCGGCTCAGCATCAATTCTGTCAGATATGGTCTGCCCATGATCTTCCGGCTCCAGGAGGATATCCAAGATGCCGAGACGCCGATTCAAAAGGTTCGCATCGGCAGCTTGGTCCATGGCTATCTGTGGATCTTGACCGAGAAGTTCGAGTTCGACGGCGTGCCTGTTGGGAGAGCTATCCACAACGAGATTGTGCGCCGCCGCAGCAAGAACTTCTGGGTGGAAGGCATCAACGTTCCGGTTCCTGTGATGGAGCTGGTGGGGACACCTGGTATGGCCCGGCCGCAGCCAAGGTTACCGCTCAAGGAGATCGAATCCGAAGCGCTGCTTCCCTTTGATGAGCGTGACGCATTGGTTGATGCGGTGTGCGCTGGCTATCAGACGTTGATTACCTCGCCGCCTACGAGCCCGGCCGCTAGCCCCGGCAGGAGCTTTACTCACCCCATGCTGGGTGTTAACCTGAACGCGATCCCAACCATCGAGACGGAGAACAGGGTTCCAGACCATGTTCGCGAGCAAATGCATAACGAGTGGAGCCGTGATATTGTCTTGGCAGCTGTTCAGAATACTAGCAAATCCGCCTCTCTCGCCGGGTCGCGAACCACTGGCACCCGTAATGGAACTGGCGGAGGCCTTGCAGTCAACGGCAACGGTCTTCGTCCAGACCGCATATCTCCTCACGGCAGCAAGACGAACCTCCGTCCTTCCACATCGCCTGCGGGTCTACGAAAGTCGAGCTTGCGTAGTGGCCACTCGCCAGCCCGGACCAACACAACTGATGGTAAGGAGCAGGTGACCTCGGTAGAGCAGCTCAAGCTTGTCTTGTCTGGCCATCTTCAGCCACCATCTACCTCGCATGGCGCAGGGTTCCAGCCGCAGCATGACGATTCAAGCAGCGACAGCCTTGTCAGTTATGATCTGACACCGAGCGAGCTTTCGTTCAACCCTCCTGTTGCTGGCGAGATGGAGACAGTGCCGGAGGGAGCTGGTCTGGAGCTGGACAAGGTTCCCACCTACCACGAGCGCAAGTCTTCTCTTCCAGGGGGGCCTCTCAGCTCTCACCCGACccacgaggaggatgaggatcaAGACGGGAGAGTACCTCCGGTACCGAAGATTCCGGAGGGTGTGCCGGGAGTTCGGGTACATAAAACATCGGCTCATGATTTTGCGACCCTaccgaggccatcaacgtCGAAGCGGAGCCTCAAGAGCCGAGGTGGCGGTCAGGATCGGTCGCTCTCGTCATCTTGGATGTCGGCCGAGGATAAGCTGCCGGTGATGGATCTCCAGGCGTTGTTGAAAGGGATTGACAGTCATGGTGGAGACCAGCATTTGGGGAGCATCACGAAGCCTCCTTACTAG